Proteins from one Leptonema illini DSM 21528 genomic window:
- a CDS encoding amidase family protein: MNEIWKYDGVGQADLLKRGELSPRELLEATIRRIERIEPQIHALTATRFEQALQSVDDQVPEGRLGGVPFLVKDLISYPGMPLTFGSRLFRMNQTDEVSPFTARIQEANLRMLGKTTTSEFGLLGSTESLLSGVSRNPWNAARSATGSSGGSAAAVAAGMVPLAHANDGGGSIRIPASACGLFGFKPSNGRIVPTSFYTNDFSDLVVDHVVTRSVRDSAAFLDLFEKKEKGYPPVGFIESPVQSSSDHSVTHLGNPKVRPLRIGYYSRTLLGADVPAEIEDILLKTVRLCEELGHDVRPIAPPAVDGRGLSDAFFTAAGAAMDGVARFMEGIVGPIGVESMLEPFTLSLIEWYRSLSIEARSLPAELFQRTSLLMQRYAPECDIFLSPVTGIPTPEIGFLAPTLGREELIRRTEVFAGFTPVHNIAGMPAMSVPLFQLPDGMPCGSHFAARRGEEALLLGLAYQLEQAAPWHGRLIANMERM; this comes from the coding sequence ATGAACGAAATCTGGAAGTATGACGGAGTCGGGCAGGCCGATCTGCTAAAGAGGGGCGAGTTATCGCCGCGAGAGCTACTTGAGGCGACTATTCGGCGCATCGAACGCATCGAGCCACAGATCCATGCTCTCACGGCAACTCGCTTTGAGCAGGCGTTGCAATCCGTTGATGATCAGGTTCCTGAAGGCCGACTCGGAGGAGTGCCCTTTCTTGTTAAAGATCTGATCTCGTATCCGGGCATGCCGCTGACATTCGGATCGCGCCTTTTCAGGATGAATCAGACCGACGAGGTTTCTCCGTTTACGGCGCGGATTCAGGAAGCGAACCTGCGCATGCTTGGCAAGACGACGACGTCGGAGTTCGGACTGCTGGGCAGCACCGAATCGCTGCTATCGGGCGTTAGTCGAAACCCCTGGAACGCCGCTCGTTCGGCGACGGGATCGTCGGGCGGATCGGCAGCCGCCGTTGCAGCGGGTATGGTGCCTCTTGCTCATGCAAACGACGGCGGCGGTTCCATTCGCATCCCGGCCTCGGCCTGCGGCCTGTTCGGATTCAAGCCGTCTAACGGGCGCATCGTTCCCACATCCTTTTATACGAACGACTTCTCGGATCTTGTCGTCGATCACGTCGTGACGCGCTCCGTGCGTGATAGCGCCGCCTTTCTCGATCTTTTTGAGAAGAAGGAAAAGGGTTATCCTCCAGTCGGCTTCATCGAGAGCCCGGTTCAGTCTTCATCCGATCATTCGGTCACGCATTTGGGCAATCCGAAAGTCCGCCCGCTTCGGATCGGATACTATAGTCGTACGCTTCTCGGCGCCGACGTCCCGGCGGAAATCGAAGACATTCTCCTGAAAACAGTGAGACTCTGCGAAGAGCTCGGTCATGATGTGCGACCCATTGCACCGCCTGCCGTGGATGGTCGAGGACTCTCCGACGCTTTTTTTACGGCTGCAGGCGCAGCCATGGACGGAGTCGCCCGATTCATGGAAGGCATCGTCGGACCCATCGGCGTCGAGTCGATGCTTGAGCCGTTCACACTGTCGCTGATCGAATGGTATCGATCGTTATCCATCGAGGCCCGGAGCCTTCCTGCAGAGCTGTTTCAGAGGACGTCCCTTCTCATGCAACGGTATGCTCCGGAATGTGATATCTTCCTGAGTCCGGTCACAGGCATTCCAACGCCCGAGATCGGCTTTCTGGCTCCGACTCTCGGACGGGAGGAACTCATCCGACGTACAGAAGTGTTTGCCGGATTCACACCCGTGCACAACATTGCAGGCATGCCGGCCATGTCTGTGCCTCTGTTCCAGTTGCCCGACGGCATGCCCTGCGGATCTCACTTCGCCGCCCGCCGAGGTGAAGAAGCCCTGCTGCTCGGGTTAGCCTATCAGCTGGAACAGGCAGCTCCCTGGCACGGCAGGCTTATCGCCAATATGGAGAGGATGTGA